One segment of Mycolicibacterium neworleansense DNA contains the following:
- a CDS encoding GAP family protein: MLALGVLVGLDPMRLGITLLVISRPRPVQNLLMFGAGCVTACIPTLVIPLTLLHLTPMFKSTAESWAKSSTGGYIQIGMGSVALMTATVLTVHFWARRRVEVPAPEGGASTLVSDAKTSTPVSRLLARAQDAPAEGGSFFRRLLRRGHDAWEDGSLWVSFVIGFSFAGTPPDVALFLLAIVVVSGAAVGTQITATIAFVVGMLAVVEIVLISYLAAPSKTEAIVQRLHDWAWAHHRKILVAMCVLAGAMLISKGLNSI; this comes from the coding sequence GTGCTTGCGCTAGGTGTTCTGGTTGGGCTGGATCCCATGCGACTCGGCATCACCCTTCTCGTGATCTCACGTCCGCGACCAGTGCAGAACCTGCTCATGTTCGGAGCCGGGTGCGTAACGGCATGCATTCCCACCTTGGTGATTCCGCTGACGCTGCTGCACCTCACGCCGATGTTCAAGTCCACGGCGGAATCGTGGGCCAAGAGCTCTACCGGCGGTTACATTCAAATCGGCATGGGTTCTGTCGCGCTGATGACGGCCACGGTGCTGACCGTGCACTTCTGGGCGCGCCGGCGGGTGGAAGTGCCGGCTCCGGAGGGTGGCGCGTCGACCCTGGTGTCGGACGCGAAGACGTCGACACCGGTCTCGCGGCTCCTGGCCCGCGCGCAGGATGCCCCGGCAGAGGGTGGGTCCTTCTTCCGGCGGTTGTTGCGGCGCGGCCATGATGCGTGGGAAGACGGTTCCTTGTGGGTCTCGTTCGTCATCGGCTTCTCGTTTGCCGGTACGCCGCCCGACGTGGCTCTGTTCCTGCTTGCGATCGTCGTGGTGTCGGGAGCTGCCGTGGGCACGCAGATCACCGCCACCATCGCGTTCGTGGTGGGGATGCTGGCCGTTGTCGAGATCGTCCTCATCAGTTATCTGGCCGCACCCTCGAAAACCGAAGCCATCGTGCAACGGCTGCACGATTGGGCCTGGGCGCATCATCGAAAGATCCTGGTGGCCATGTGCGTATTGGCCGGCGCAATGCTGATCTCCAAGGGCTTGAACAGCATCTGA
- a CDS encoding glycosyltransferase, which translates to MKFVLASYGTRGDIEPLVAVGRELRVRGHEVQMAVPPDLVSFAEAAGVTAVPYGPDLQAVLDAHRDFWTHFFRNFWKVRELIRLRREVVEPFHQCWKDIIATLTSLAEGADLLFTGVNFEDAAGNVAEYYDIRLATLHLFPLRANGQFVPYLPAPLGRRAMKASEWIAWRNAKKVEGIQRGELALPKATSPSPWRLTERGCLEIQGYDEVCFAGLAAEWAQWSAQRPFVGALTMDLPGDSDEEVASWIAAGTPPIFFGFGSLPMESGAKTLAMISSACAQLRERALVCAAGTDLSDVPQSDHVKVVGSMSYSTAFPGCRAVVHHGGLGTTAAGLRAGVPTLILSTDLDQTLWGRRVKRLNVGTARRFSATTEKSLVADLRTILAPQYAVRAREVAAHMTKASESVTATADLVEKFAALGRP; encoded by the coding sequence ATGAAATTCGTGCTCGCGAGCTACGGCACCCGTGGTGACATCGAGCCCTTGGTGGCCGTTGGCCGTGAGCTGCGGGTTCGCGGGCACGAGGTGCAGATGGCTGTCCCCCCTGACCTGGTTTCCTTCGCCGAGGCGGCCGGGGTGACGGCCGTTCCATACGGGCCAGATCTGCAGGCGGTGCTCGATGCGCACCGCGACTTCTGGACCCATTTCTTTCGGAATTTCTGGAAAGTCCGGGAACTGATCAGGTTGCGGCGCGAAGTCGTGGAGCCGTTTCACCAATGCTGGAAGGACATCATCGCCACCCTCACCTCACTCGCCGAGGGGGCTGACCTGCTGTTCACCGGCGTGAACTTCGAAGACGCCGCCGGCAACGTCGCTGAGTACTACGACATTCGGTTGGCCACCCTCCACTTGTTCCCGTTGCGGGCCAACGGTCAGTTCGTACCGTATCTGCCGGCGCCGCTGGGCCGTCGCGCGATGAAGGCTTCCGAATGGATCGCGTGGCGCAACGCGAAGAAGGTCGAGGGCATACAGCGCGGTGAACTGGCACTGCCGAAGGCCACCTCACCCTCACCATGGCGGCTCACCGAACGCGGATGTCTGGAGATCCAGGGCTACGACGAAGTCTGCTTCGCGGGCCTGGCCGCCGAATGGGCGCAATGGTCTGCTCAAAGGCCCTTCGTCGGGGCTTTGACCATGGATCTGCCCGGCGATTCCGATGAGGAGGTTGCCTCCTGGATCGCCGCGGGAACACCGCCGATCTTCTTCGGTTTCGGCAGCTTGCCGATGGAATCGGGCGCCAAGACTCTCGCCATGATCAGCTCCGCCTGCGCGCAGCTGCGTGAACGGGCCTTGGTGTGCGCTGCCGGAACCGACTTGAGCGACGTACCGCAGTCCGATCACGTCAAGGTCGTCGGCTCGATGAGTTACTCGACCGCCTTTCCCGGTTGCCGCGCAGTCGTGCACCACGGGGGACTGGGCACCACGGCAGCAGGGCTGCGTGCCGGAGTTCCCACGTTGATCCTGTCGACGGACCTCGATCAGACACTGTGGGGTAGACGGGTAAAACGACTGAATGTGGGTACGGCCCGCCGCTTTTCGGCCACCACCGAAAAGTCACTGGTCGCAGACCTGCGCACCATCCTCGCTCCGCAATATGCGGTTCGCGCTCGAGAGGTCGCCGCGCACATGACCAAGGCGTCCGAAAGCGTGACGGCCACCGCGGACCTCGTGGAGAAGTTCGCCGCCCTCGGCCGCCCCTGA
- a CDS encoding class I SAM-dependent methyltransferase: MNAVTRDCRLCGSTGPHQAIEVREMMFGTRELFEYFSCAACDTLQIHDALEGEELMRHYPPNYYSHNASAEPTAFRWLVTQHDEYKLRGGGNRMLSALITARVSEGIFRVLLGGDVVKMLAQLEVKREARILDVGCGTGGLLDRLSRIGFNNLLGVDPFIVADGVSAEGVPLMKRDLSEVDGRFDLVMFNHSLEHVPDPVAMLKVAYDKLAAGAMCLARVPTTSSEAWATYRADWVQADAPRHMVIPSRQGMAMAAERAGLRVVRTFDDSNLGQFLGSEAYRRDVAVTDPKILRMFGPKQLWEWEKRALSLNRQQRGDQTGFVLRAM; the protein is encoded by the coding sequence GTGAACGCGGTTACCAGAGATTGCCGACTATGCGGGTCAACCGGTCCTCATCAGGCAATCGAAGTTCGCGAGATGATGTTCGGCACTCGGGAACTGTTCGAGTATTTCAGCTGCGCTGCGTGCGACACCCTGCAGATCCATGATGCGCTCGAGGGCGAAGAACTCATGCGCCATTATCCGCCAAACTACTACTCTCACAATGCGTCGGCCGAGCCGACTGCGTTCCGATGGCTGGTTACCCAGCACGACGAGTACAAGCTGCGCGGCGGCGGCAACCGGATGCTCAGTGCCCTCATAACGGCACGGGTGTCCGAAGGGATCTTCCGCGTGCTCCTCGGCGGAGACGTCGTCAAGATGCTCGCTCAACTTGAAGTCAAGCGTGAGGCACGAATTCTGGATGTCGGCTGTGGTACCGGTGGACTGCTCGACCGCTTGAGTCGAATTGGATTCAATAATTTGCTCGGTGTGGATCCGTTCATCGTGGCAGACGGGGTGTCTGCCGAAGGTGTGCCATTGATGAAGCGCGATTTGAGCGAGGTCGACGGCAGATTCGACCTCGTGATGTTCAATCATTCCCTCGAGCACGTTCCCGATCCGGTCGCAATGCTCAAGGTTGCCTACGACAAGCTCGCTGCGGGAGCTATGTGTCTGGCTCGTGTGCCCACGACCTCGTCAGAAGCCTGGGCAACTTACCGGGCGGACTGGGTGCAGGCCGATGCGCCCCGGCACATGGTCATACCGTCGCGGCAGGGAATGGCGATGGCAGCCGAGCGGGCTGGACTGCGAGTGGTCCGTACGTTTGATGATTCGAATTTGGGCCAGTTCCTCGGCAGCGAAGCCTATCGACGGGACGTTGCGGTGACCGATCCCAAGATTCTTCGAATGTTTGGACCCAAGCAGCTGTGGGAGTGGGAGAAACGCGCGTTATCGCTCAACCGGCAGCAGCGTGGCGACCAGACTGGGTTCGTCCTGCGGGCGATGTGA
- a CDS encoding class I SAM-dependent methyltransferase has translation MPRGGPDASWLDRRLQTNRLEYLDRDDVDDLKRKVMDSLDRAGRRRRIGIHDKCAQMVLREVAEVPAPRILELGAGLGGLSRKLLDSHPTAQMTVTDIEPAFVADMAEGDLGSHPRATVRQMDATEIDAPEGYYDLAVFALSLHHLPPELAARVFAAGTRAAKKLLIVDLPRPPAPLHIALLAVVLPLVRISPLQHDGFISSLRAYSPSALRALGRHADPSITVEFRTRRVLGPTVAVASRS, from the coding sequence ATGCCCCGGGGCGGACCTGATGCGTCCTGGCTGGACCGGCGTTTGCAGACCAACCGGCTGGAGTACCTGGATCGGGACGATGTCGACGATCTGAAACGCAAAGTCATGGATTCACTCGACCGCGCCGGGAGACGGCGGCGGATCGGCATTCACGACAAATGCGCCCAGATGGTGCTTCGCGAGGTGGCTGAGGTGCCCGCTCCGAGGATCCTCGAACTCGGTGCAGGCCTCGGCGGTCTATCGCGCAAGCTGCTGGACAGCCATCCCACCGCCCAGATGACGGTCACCGACATCGAACCGGCGTTTGTCGCAGATATGGCAGAGGGAGACCTCGGCAGTCACCCACGCGCCACCGTGCGGCAAATGGATGCCACTGAAATCGACGCTCCAGAGGGCTATTACGACCTCGCGGTGTTCGCGTTGTCGCTGCACCATCTGCCTCCGGAGCTCGCGGCCCGAGTGTTCGCGGCAGGTACCCGCGCAGCGAAGAAGCTCCTGATAGTCGACCTTCCCCGACCGCCCGCACCCCTGCACATCGCGTTGTTGGCGGTGGTGCTGCCGCTTGTCAGGATCTCTCCGCTGCAACACGACGGGTTCATCAGCTCGCTCCGCGCCTACAGCCCGTCGGCGCTGCGTGCGCTGGGCCGTCACGCCGACCCGTCCATCACGGTGGAGTTTCGGACTCGGCGGGTATTGGGGCCGACGGTGGCGGTAGCCAGTCGCTCCTAA
- a CDS encoding TylF/MycF/NovP-related O-methyltransferase, producing the protein MTDLDVRSLYLELIRGNLTRYGMHERMPAQWTLRRRLYFKTLNRLMVRGGAHRLALASPNENRSTLVQHKRDLGIDWPAEAETMIGMKRLTSLQHCVETVLAEEIPGDLIECGVWRGGACILMRAVLAAYGDQTRSVWVADSFEGLPPADPENYKADKGLRTQSLAGILGVPETEVRANFQRYGLLDDQVRFLAGWFKDTLHDAPIDRIAVLRIDGDLYESTIQALEALYPRLSPQGFCIIDDYHDLKPCREAVTDYRAEHGITAEIVDIDGTAVLWRK; encoded by the coding sequence GTGACCGATCTCGACGTTCGATCTCTGTACCTCGAACTGATCCGAGGCAACCTCACCAGGTACGGGATGCACGAGCGAATGCCCGCGCAATGGACACTGCGGCGACGGCTCTACTTCAAGACCCTCAATCGCCTGATGGTTCGCGGCGGGGCGCATCGACTTGCCCTTGCCAGTCCGAACGAGAATCGCAGCACCCTCGTTCAGCACAAGCGAGACTTGGGTATCGACTGGCCGGCGGAGGCCGAGACGATGATCGGAATGAAGCGACTCACCAGCCTTCAGCATTGCGTTGAGACGGTGCTGGCGGAGGAGATCCCGGGCGACCTGATCGAATGCGGAGTGTGGCGAGGCGGGGCCTGCATCCTGATGAGGGCTGTACTGGCGGCCTATGGCGATCAGACGCGAAGCGTCTGGGTGGCGGATTCGTTCGAAGGTCTGCCACCCGCAGACCCCGAGAACTACAAGGCGGACAAAGGCCTGCGGACTCAGAGCCTCGCAGGCATCCTGGGCGTACCCGAGACGGAGGTCAGGGCAAACTTCCAGCGCTACGGACTGCTCGATGATCAGGTCCGCTTTCTTGCCGGGTGGTTCAAGGACACGCTGCACGATGCGCCGATCGATCGCATCGCGGTCCTGCGGATCGACGGCGATCTGTACGAGTCCACGATCCAGGCGCTCGAGGCGCTCTACCCACGGCTGTCCCCACAGGGTTTCTGCATCATCGACGATTACCACGACCTGAAACCCTGCCGGGAAGCCGTCACCGACTACCGGGCGGAGCACGGGATTACGGCCGAGATCGTCGACATCGACGGGACTGCTGTGTTGTGGCGCAAGTAG